One Desmodus rotundus isolate HL8 chromosome 10, HLdesRot8A.1, whole genome shotgun sequence genomic window, TTCATTACGGGGAGGTCCTGGCAGTCTGCCCAGTGGGTTTGGGACCACACGGAAGGCCTTCCTGTGGCAGAGAAGGCCGCCCAGCCCTCCTCTCCTGAAGGCCTCTTGACCCGAGAGCAGGTTCACGGCCTGCCTCGTCTCTGCCTACATCCTCAGGGACGGTCCCCGCTCTCATCAGCCTCCAACACGCTGCCGTGGTCAGCGAGCCGAAGGGCCCACCATCTTAGCGACACTGTGATGCTCAGCCCAACACGCCACCTGGGCGTCTCGCACAGGCTCAGTGAAGGGCCAGGCCCGCACTACACAAACCTGAGAAAGACCCTCGGGGTCCCGGGGTCccggggcagaggcagagaggagctcTGCTCGGGGCCCAGAGGGAGAGCGCACAGGCGCACGAGCGTCCCTGACACATGGCGAGCACCATGACGGGCCGGTGCGCCCCCGCACTTACGACACCTGGGTGTGGGGGCTGCAGGCGTCCGAGTGTGAGGGGAACTGGAACACGAGCAAACCACAGCGAGCGCGGACACCGTGGCCACAGGCACTCCGAGCGGTGTGCTTAGGGTGCAACGGGACACATAGGCAGCATGGGCGGCAGCTTCGGAACTGAGCCAGGCTCCGGCAGAGGGGGAACTCAGGGCCGGTCCGGAGGGATGGTCCAAGAGGGAGGTCATGGGGTGGGggcggccgtgcaggctggtgggcCTGGGAAAGGCCCCGAGTGTGATGCTCAGAGGCTTGCACTTGATTCCACAGGCAGCTCTGAGTCCTTGGACCAGACGGACATGCAGCTGGGGCAGCCCCTGGAGGCCAGAGAGGCTCGGCACAGGCCTAGAGCCCAatggggggcggcgggggcgaCAAGGACACACGAGGACTATAAAACCACCTTCTGCCCTCCTGGAGGGAGCAGTGAGGATGTGCAAACGGTGTGCAAAGGGCTCGCAGAGCACAGAGCATGGGCCCAGAGGCTggcctgctttgccctgaacggTGTTCCCTCTGTGCCCCCTTCTCTGCAAGGGCCGTGACCCTGGACGACGGACTCACCTGCGGTGTCCGCAGCAGCGTTCTGTTAGAAAGTCGCAGTTCTGCCCGGTCACACAGGACACGACCCCTCAGACTTTGGACCCTTAGAGGGGTCTGTGAGCCGCACTGCCACGGCCAGCTCTGACAGAGGCTCCGTGCTCGCTCCCGACCTCCCAGTGCCCACAGGGAAACCCTTTTGTGGCAGGCACTGCGGGAGGTGCGGCAGCAGGACCGCCAGGAGCTGCCGCTCGGATCTAAACTCGCTCTGGTTTCTCCCTCCTGCCTACACTGCACGCAGGGCCAAGCAGGTGAGAGGCGGCCTGCTTCAGCCCCTCCGTGTGAAAACGAAAACAAGCAACACACACCTGTTTCTGATGGTTAATGAAACCCATGCCCTTCCCTACGGACCTATAGCACAGGTGATTTGGAAAACACAGCAAAACGTTAAAACGAAGAAAGTGAATGATAACGGATAAAAATGGAGAAGTACTAGGCTTCTCCGGTCTTgtgaaaactatgaaaaatatcaGCACCTCGCCATCAGGAGGTGACACCGCTTGGGGTGTGTTCAGGTGGCTGAAGCGCTGTCTGAAGGCGCCGTCCGCAGCCACCCCGAGAGCGGGGTGGGCGCAGGGCTCGGCCAAGGCTTTTAGAGCAGTGGCCGGCTGTCCTGCAGGTGCCCACGTGGTCAGTTTTTAAAGGGAGTAGGAGAAACACAAGGGAGGGTGTTCAAGATTTAAAACAAGCCTGGACGCATGCtcagtgccaagcacagtgccaGGTCACGAGCTTTCTACAAACTGGCACCTGGCTCAGGCTGCAGCGGTCTGGGCAGCTCTGCTTCAAAGGCCTCTGTGGAAGGAGGCGGCAGAGGAGCGGGGCAGCTCGTCCAGATGTGCACGTGCCCGGGAGAGGTCGCGCCCCACACCAGGGGCTCGGGCGCCCCGGCCCCTCTGGGACTCGCGCAGGCGGGCAACCGAGGCCACAGCAAGCCGCAGCAGGTGCCGTCCAGCGGACGCCTGAGCCCGCGCGTGCTGGCATACCTTAAAGAAGAATCCACAGCACACCTTCTGGTCCTCGTCCATCTGCTCTCTGTCGCTTTCTCCATCCTCTTTCTCGACAGACACATCAGCCTTCACAGGGGCCTTCAGGTCCGAGAGGGAAACTTCGATGAGACTGGCGTTCTTGGGCGCAGCAGGTGGGAAGGCAGGCCGGGGAGGGGGCTCTGCAGGTTGGCTCGGGGGGTCCTCGTTTGGGGTCAGACACACGGTCTCTGTGATGGGCTGGGACAGGACCTCAGAAACGGTCGACTCCAGAGGTCTCATCTCCTTCTCTTCCGTGGGGGGGACGTGCTGCTCCGAGGCCTCCCTGGAGTCCAAGTCCTCCTTCCTGGCCTCCTCCTTGGGCTTGGGCTCCTTCAGCTGCGGCTCCCCGTCGTCCCCGAAACACACGAATGAGCGGGTCTGAATGGGCACCTGGCTCGGGGAGAACCTCCTCAACCGAGGGAGGCTGTCCACCGACCGCGGGGGTGCCAGCGTGCGGGTCAGGGGTGCGATCTTCAGCTCGCTGGGCCGGGGAGTCCTTTGGTTCTTAGCAGAGAGCGAGGGGCCCCTCCTGTGAGAAGGCTGTGGGGATGGGTGGGCGGGGCGAGGGGGCTCAGAGAAGGGGGCGCCAGCGGGGGGcgggccaggctgcctggcagGCCTGGGCTCCCGGCCCTGGCCCTGCTTGTGCGGGGCGGGCTGGGGCGGGGAGATGACCCAGGACTGCCGCTCCCGCATCTGCATCAGCACCTCCTGCTGGAGCGACAGGCGCTGCATCTCTTGCTGCAGGAAGTGCAGGGACGTGTTCAGCTTCTCGATGGACCGCGTGTACTCCAGCATCTCCCCCTCGTTCGCAGTCTCCTCCGAGGGGCTCGCCAGGCCCCACTGCTTCTCGGGGTCGACCGGCGTTGTGGGCGACTCGGGCCACCTGGCAGGGGGGCTCTCCGCGCTCTCCTTGATGTCTGCCAGCGACTTGCTCCTCTGCCCGCCGGCTCTCTGCGGCTCTTTCTCCCGTGCACGGTCGCTGTATACCTTCTCGTCCTCCGCCCCGGCCGCCTCCTCCCGCAGCGGGGCCACCCCGTCTCCCCGCTTCTTCACCACGGTGAGGAAGGCCGTCCTGCCCATCTTCTGCCTCTGCCTGGTGAAAGCGGCCTCCACCTTCTTCTTCTGGGCCTCAATGGCGCGCCGCTTCTCCTCCAGCCTCATCCGCAGCTGCAGCATCTCGGAGGCCAGCAGCTGCGTGCTGTCCCGTGGCTGCGGGGGGCTGGTCCCCTCCGGGGTCTGGGCCCAGGCGACCACATGGGGCATGTTCAATTCCGAGCCCTCCGGGGTCGTCTTCTGTGAGCTGCTCCCGCTGCTCTTCCCGTCAGTGTGGTTCAGTTTCCGGAACTTCTGCTCCGCGAAGCTGGTCATCTTGACCCCAGAGCTGGAGGATGCGCTGCTCCCGGGCTGGGACCTGGTGCTCACGGTGCTGGGACAGGGGCTGGAGGCCTCGCGGGGGCCGCCGGTGTGCAGGTCCTGCTCCTGAAGGAGCTTCGATGTGTCGTCCACGTCAGAGTCCAGGCTGACCGTGTAGTCTCTCAGGGACGACTCCTCGTCCATGGTTTCGGGAATGTCCTCTGAAGGAACGTGGATCCCAGTGTCCACCTCCGTGTCGTCAGTGACGGGGCTCAAGGTGCCTCCGACGTCCGTGATGGGGTCGGGACCCGTCTGGCGCATCTGCAGGTCCGCGTTGAGGGCGCTCAGCTCCTGGCCGTGGAGGAAGAAGCCGTGGGCCCTCTGGCCTGGCGGCGGCGTGCACAGGGCCTGCTCGGTGTCGTGGATGATCTGCAGCGCCTCCTCGACGCTCGGGGTCTCGGCTGGGTTGCCCAGCTCGTCCAGGAGGGCCCTGCTCTGCAAGGCTCCGTTCGGGAGCCTGTAGTGAGCCTTCTCGCCGGAGTTCCGCTCACTCCTGTTTAGGGGCAGGGGGGCCTGGAGGTCTCCGTGCGAGTCCACACCCAGCTCTTCCTCGatgctttctgcttcctcttctccattcACCGGCCTGAAGGACGGGCTTTTCCGGGTGTTTTGGGGCACACGGTTGTTGTTCAGAGAAAGCCCTTCGTTACTGAGAGAGCGAGGGATCCCTTGGTTTGGAGTGGGTCTCTGCACAGCGTTTTCTTTATCAAAAGAAATATCGAACGAAACTCCGTGCACTGAAGATCtgcaaaggcccagagagaaACCCGTGAGCACTCCCGAACAAGAGGCGGCTGTGTGTCCCCACACCACCTACTTAAACTCTGCCCCGCCCCGCGGTCCTGGGATGCTCCAGCCCCTGTGCTGACAGCACCGCGCTGCAGGCAGCGGGTGCACCTGGCCGGGACCGCAGCCCCTCCCGGGCCACGTGGGGTACCCAGCGCACCGTCCAGGCCGTGTCGGCACGACACCGCGCCACTGGTGGGCAACACCCAGAACGAGTCCCTACGCACTCGGCACAGACGCAGTCGCAACTACACCGGACACATCAGCCACAGGGTGGCGTTTGTTCCTGGAATGTGTCCAATCTGTGGTTGGCTGAATCCGTGGACGTGGACCCGGGGGGACGTGGACGGTGAACTGCTCAATCCCACGGCCCACAGGGCATGGCCGGACGGCCAGGCTCCCTTCTACAGGGAGCCCCTTGGGCCTCTCACCTGCCTATGTTCAAATTCAGGTACTAGTCAAGTCTATTACAACCTGGCTAACAACAGAAGAGACCGGATTAGCACCTCTCGAGAGCGTGAACACACTGGTATAATTAattctctttaccttttctcCTTGGGCCACGTCCCTATGAAGCCATCGACGTAAGACATAGACGAAGACCTTCTAATTCCTCCTACAAATGCCAAAAAAAAGGTCACTGGAATTGTGTAAGGAACTTTCACTTATAGCCGTTGAACACATTCCACACAGTTGAGGGTTCATTCACAGCACCAGAAAGTGGGAAGTAGGGGGTGCATGCGGGGAGAGAGGTCATTGTAATCAAAGCAGCAAGCAAAGACAAACCGATCAACCTCTCGGTGTGCTCACACCACCTTTCAGAAGACGAGACTGGACTTTGtgtttgcccccccccccccccccgcccccgctcacTCCGCACCCTTCCCCAGCCACCCTTCCTCGAGCGCGTTACCTGCGGCTGCGGCGCGAGCGTGGGGGCGAGACTGTCTGGACGGCAGGTGCCGGGAGCGTGGAGACCCAGCCCCTTCCCCGCTGCAACGCAAAAGCAGTGGGCACATCTCAGTCAGCCTGCTCGGCTCTGCCCCGTGCCCCTTACAGGGGCCGGCTGACACCGCCCACGACACCATCTCCCCGACTCTCCATCCTGGACTTCAAAAACAAAATCGCTAAGGCGGCACAATGCATGTCTGAGCCCAGGAACGGCTGTGATAACGCGACTCTGCCCATTCTGTCTTTCAGTCAGAGCGCCCGGGGCCCACAGCCCGGCGTCCTTGAGAGGAGGCAGGGACACCGTGCTCTTTCTGCAGACACAGACGCCCAGAGGTGAAGCGGGTAGGTGCGGGTCGTCAGTCTGCACCCTCTGGGCACCCTGAGCCCTGCGCTGGCAGCCCCCGCGGGGCCTCGCTGGCGGTCAAGGCCGGACGGTCCAGGGAGCTGCCGCCAGAGCCAACGCCCCTGGGGCCGAGGGCGGCCCTGCTGGCTGCCGTCATCTAATGCACACACGCAGGAGCGAGACAGCCTGCGTCCCACGTCACAGCAACATCCAGCCAGAATCCCCTGCCACTCGCCTGAGTGCTAGGTCGGCTCTGGCCTGTGGTGGAGTCGGGTGAAGAAGTTAAGCATCCCGACCCCAGCCTGCTGAGGATGAATCAGGCCAGGTGGCAGTGACGTCTACCGCTGTCTCACACCACGGTGTCTTTCGGCTGAATGCCATCACCCAGCGAGTGAAGTACACTcaggcagaggaagacaaacaccacGTGGTGTCACTGCGTGTGCAGCCGCAGAGCGAACCAAACACAAGAGCAAAGGGCTGCTGCCAGGAGGGAGGGGTCGGGGAAGAATTCAGTCCACAATGCTGTGAGAAGTCTGCACGGTGACAGATGATTACCGGACTTGGAGGGATGACCACATTGTAAGATAAAAACGCCAAATCACTGTACTGTACAGCTCATACTAATGTAACTAATACAAAATTGTATCCCAACTACacttaaattaaaaaccaaaaaaaatctcCCCAAGCCCTAAGAGTTACTATCACTTAACCAATTCTCAGGGATAAGTAAGTTAGGCAGCGAAAGGCTGCCTGCAGGCTGCTCGTCTGGGCCTCAGGGCACACGCCCCGCCCTCGTGCGGCTCGCAGCCGCCCGTTCCGAATCGCTCAGCTCCGCGGCTGTGATCGGACTCCGTGGGCGCGCATTCAGCGGCCTACCTGGCGGTGCGGGCAGAGTGGGGGTGGCCGTCCAAGGGGGTCCCTGGGGCGGCTGCAGGCAGGTCGTGCGCAGCGTCGCCTACAAGAGTAAAGACCCCGCGTTACCGACTAGCAGGTTTCCAACATTGTGTCAAGTCTTGGAGACCACGAGTGAAGACTTAATCTCAACTTCCCTTTTGATTTAGAGAATTCAGAGCATATTTAAagctatctttttaaataattttcatgaggtaaaattttatttaaat contains:
- the CAMSAP2 gene encoding calmodulin-regulated spectrin-associated protein 2 isoform X2, with the protein product MGDAADPRELRRTFIVPAIKPFDHYDFARAKIACNLAWLVAKAFGTENVPEDLREPFYTDQYDQEHVKPPVVHLLLSAELYCRAGSLILKSDAAKPLLGHDAVIQALAQKGLYVTDQERLVTERDLQEKPIQMSAHLAMVDTLMMAYAVEMVSVEKVVACAQKYSAFFQATDLPYDIEDAVTYWMNKVNEHLKDIIEQEQKLREHVPAEAPGGQKSPSKWFWKLVPARYRKEQALLKQLPCIPWVENLLKDGADGCALAALIHFYCPGVVRLEDVCLKETMSLADSLYNLQLVQEFCRGYLAQCCHFTLEDMLYAAASIKSNYLVFMAELFWWFEVVKPSFVQPRVVRPHGGDAAHDLPAAAPGTPLDGHPHSARTASGEGAGSPRSRHLPSRQSRPHARAAAAGGIRRSSSMSYVDGFIGTWPKEKRSSVHGVSFDISFDKENAVQRPTPNQGIPRSLSNEGLSLNNNRVPQNTRKSPSFRPVNGEEEAESIEEELGVDSHGDLQAPLPLNRSERNSGEKAHYRLPNGALQSRALLDELGNPAETPSVEEALQIIHDTEQALCTPPPGQRAHGFFLHGQELSALNADLQMRQTGPDPITDVGGTLSPVTDDTEVDTGIHVPSEDIPETMDEESSLRDYTVSLDSDVDDTSKLLQEQDLHTGGPREASSPCPSTVSTRSQPGSSASSSSGVKMTSFAEQKFRKLNHTDGKSSGSSSQKTTPEGSELNMPHVVAWAQTPEGTSPPQPRDSTQLLASEMLQLRMRLEEKRRAIEAQKKKVEAAFTRQRQKMGRTAFLTVVKKRGDGVAPLREEAAGAEDEKVYSDRAREKEPQRAGGQRSKSLADIKESAESPPARWPESPTTPVDPEKQWGLASPSEETANEGEMLEYTRSIEKLNTSLHFLQQEMQRLSLQQEVLMQMRERQSWVISPPQPAPHKQGQGREPRPARQPGPPPAGAPFSEPPRPAHPSPQPSHRRGPSLSAKNQRTPRPSELKIAPLTRTLAPPRSVDSLPRLRRFSPSQVPIQTRSFVCFGDDGEPQLKEPKPKEEARKEDLDSREASEQHVPPTEEKEMRPLESTVSEVLSQPITETVCLTPNEDPPSQPAEPPPRPAFPPAAPKNASLIEVSLSDLKAPVKADVSVEKEDGESDREQMDEDQKVCCGFFFKDDQKADDDVALKRAALLEKRLRREKETQLRKQQLEAEMEHRKEETRRKTEEERQRKEDERARREFIRQEYLRRKQLKLMEDMDTVLKPRAPAARQKKPRPKSIHRDHVESPRTPTQGPPVSSLSLASLTTGDSESVHSGKRTPRSESVEGFLSPSRCGSRNGEKDWENASTTSSVASGTEYTGPKLYREPSAKSNKHIIQNALAHCCLAGKVNEGQKRKILEEMEKSDANNFLILFRDSGCQFRSLYTYCPETEDIAKLTGIGPKAITKKMIEGLYKYNSDRKQFSHIPAKTLSASVDAITIHSHLWQTKRPVTPKKLLPSKA
- the CAMSAP2 gene encoding calmodulin-regulated spectrin-associated protein 2 isoform X1; translated protein: MGDAADPRELRRTFIVPAIKPFDHYDFARAKIACNLAWLVAKAFGTENVPEDLREPFYTDQYDQEHVKPPVVHLLLSAELYCRAGSLILKSDAAKPLLGHDAVIQALAQKGLYVTDQERLVTERDLQEKPIQMSAHLAMVDTLMMAYAVEMVSVEKVVACAQKYSAFFQATDLPYDIEDAVTYWMNKVNEHLKDIIEQEQKLREHVPAEAPGGQKARYRKEQALLKQLPCIPWVENLLKDGADGCALAALIHFYCPGVVRLEDVCLKETMSLADSLYNLQLVQEFCRGYLAQCCHFTLEDMLYAAASIKSNYLVFMAELFWWFEVVKPSFVQPRVVRPHGGDAAHDLPAAAPGTPLDGHPHSARTASGEGAGSPRSRHLPSRQSRPHARAAAAGGIRRSSSMSYVDGFIGTWPKEKRSSVHGVSFDISFDKENAVQRPTPNQGIPRSLSNEGLSLNNNRVPQNTRKSPSFRPVNGEEEAESIEEELGVDSHGDLQAPLPLNRSERNSGEKAHYRLPNGALQSRALLDELGNPAETPSVEEALQIIHDTEQALCTPPPGQRAHGFFLHGQELSALNADLQMRQTGPDPITDVGGTLSPVTDDTEVDTGIHVPSEDIPETMDEESSLRDYTVSLDSDVDDTSKLLQEQDLHTGGPREASSPCPSTVSTRSQPGSSASSSSGVKMTSFAEQKFRKLNHTDGKSSGSSSQKTTPEGSELNMPHVVAWAQTPEGTSPPQPRDSTQLLASEMLQLRMRLEEKRRAIEAQKKKVEAAFTRQRQKMGRTAFLTVVKKRGDGVAPLREEAAGAEDEKVYSDRAREKEPQRAGGQRSKSLADIKESAESPPARWPESPTTPVDPEKQWGLASPSEETANEGEMLEYTRSIEKLNTSLHFLQQEMQRLSLQQEVLMQMRERQSWVISPPQPAPHKQGQGREPRPARQPGPPPAGAPFSEPPRPAHPSPQPSHRRGPSLSAKNQRTPRPSELKIAPLTRTLAPPRSVDSLPRLRRFSPSQVPIQTRSFVCFGDDGEPQLKEPKPKEEARKEDLDSREASEQHVPPTEEKEMRPLESTVSEVLSQPITETVCLTPNEDPPSQPAEPPPRPAFPPAAPKNASLIEVSLSDLKAPVKADVSVEKEDGESDREQMDEDQKVCCGFFFKDDQKADDDVALKRAALLEKRLRREKETQLRKQQLEAEMEHRKEETRRKTEEERQRKEDERARREFIRQEYLRRKQLKLMEDMDTVLKPRAPAARQKKPRPKSIHRDHVESPRTPTQGPPVSSLSLASLTTGDSESVHSGKRTPRSESVEGFLSPSRCGSRNGEKDWENASTTSSVASGTEYTGPKLYREPSAKSNKHIIQNALAHCCLAGKVNEGQKRKILEEMEKSDANNFLILFRDSGCQFRSLYTYCPETEDIAKLTGIGPKAITKKMIEGLYKYNSDRKQFSHIPAKTLSASVDAITIHSHLWQTKRPVTPKKLLPSKA